A section of the Papaver somniferum cultivar HN1 unplaced genomic scaffold, ASM357369v1 unplaced-scaffold_32, whole genome shotgun sequence genome encodes:
- the LOC113341922 gene encoding nuclear pore complex protein GP210-like isoform X1 — protein MSPSGIILLVLLATLRASESVTGPHIADVNLLLPPRMTHPVEYRLQGTDGCFSWSWDHHDILSLEPEYNTSTTRCSTSVRVKSIAPYSGRKETAIYATDLRTGINIRCKVFIDKISRIQIFHNSIKLDLDGLATLRVRAFDDEENVFSSLVGLQFSWGLRPEANETVHHLVHVPLKESPLSDCGGFCGDLDTQITLEDSGVHSDLFAVKGTEIGHEIVSVNLIEPQFENMADKILLTVAEAMSIDPPSPVVVVIGASVHYHLKVIRQNTPKGIELPSANHRWSVVNASVARVDDMMGIAHAINLGTTTINVEDTRVVGHVQMSSLHVVIPDNLCLYKLPVTSSGDPIEGMEAVPSTVRWYVVVGRQYAIHMKVFSHRSGGQEIYITERDDVKLQYNDSVHWTSFVVPESIAVKHGWHNSRILKATSQGLGRLAANLTYHTGHTETTEVLQVVHEVMVCERVKFKMWKKNDSSTTIHLPWAPGIYEEMELSATGGCVETTNGYKWYTSDASTVSVSASGVIQAKKPGQVTVKVVSVHDSTNYDEVAIKVSVPSSMVMLRSFAVESVVGTYLQAAVTMRAPYGSYFDRCDSFSSFIRWTVGSQSFEIVNTTGKASAFKLSNIDGYQSLYSPPCAWTYVYASGVGRAILHATLSKELESFDHPSDEPVVLKASSMISAHHPLVVQQAGNGNQFGGYWAELPTTETGFHLKDLNELYLVPGTELNVMLIGGPEQWDQGVEYVENVKNINGEQLSPKGGILVDRALSNGGLYRISCLTMGIHQLVFSRGNLIGDDHPLPTIEKVELSVTCSVPSSITLIANEPVNTPELISSAAQDDRTPDRIRATPITVANGCTIRVAAVGLHSSGKAFVNSSSLGLNWEMSSCDGLALWDAITVERYRTTSSWERFLVLQNSSGLCIVRATVIGFSDTTSVHLRGRASLLLEEKSKNLLTDAIRLQLVSSLRVVPESILLLFNPEAKATLLITGGTCSLHAVVNDTRVAEVIQPPNLECSQLLVDPRGLGTALITVDDVGLAHLTASARVRVADVDWIKIIAKEEIFLLVGSAQSFNILAGLHDGTVFDSSQYVYMSIHVHFEDPILELLSINASNSGESYIYGPGFAIQANSIGVTTIYVSARQRSGHEVYSDPVRVEVYAPPRIHPNHIFLAPGASYKLTVKGGPSIGVYAGYTLDDETIADIQKTSGRIRAISPGNGSIHVNFFGKGSSFICQAYGSIEVGIPSSMMLSPQSEQLNVGREMPIFPSFTEGNLFSFYELCKDYKWSIEDEQVLSYRSAEHSHKTLVSGALDTMYPSYSDRKDLGFINVVYGRSSGKTNVAVSFSCDFTSESFSLSKMYTASASLWVVSYPPLSLGVPITWILPPFYTTSNLLPESYNQGDSQGRKGTVIYTLMRSCGGKNGEIHKDAISIEGARIKTSDSGDLGCIQAKDRLTGRAEIASCVRVAEVAQVRVTSKEFAFYVADLAVGAELDLLVHYHDALGNPFHEAYDAVQIDADTNYPEVVSINSTRDSFGNIRLKATRHGRALLRISMSNNQQKSDYFMVSVGAHLFPQNPVLYVGRYINFSVGGSDNVVPGRWLSASDNVVSIDMLSGEALARGEGTTQVIFEGSNLKLQTAVTVQKVDVVLVDSPEETLTNIPFPTKGYYFSIRFSDPSGQNFESFSSSKGVNYDCRVDPPYIGYAKPWRDLDLGVTYCLFFPYSPEHLARSIPKSKTMRPDISLSITASMKELAHVSGSSTALFIGGFSVLEMDKDLLRLNLTPVSNKSMITIVGNTDVDIYWQKRDLMSVTPVIVYEYGMGGQAEYEVKALRATRFKDKIIITLPATGQRVEVDVGFEPGETRLSSRSNFALWASIFGVVTLFTSLLIYKKFLNQPATSRPTSAAPRATPIRHTVTPDRNRSVQQQSPRTPEVFLEYVRDTIDKTPYYKRDAVRRRNPQNTF, from the exons ATGTCTCCTTCTGGAATCATCTTACTAGTTCTACTAGCAACTTTACGGGCGTCGGAATCAGTTACTGGTCCACATATCGCAGATGTAAACCTATTATTACCTCCTCGTATGACTCATCCCGTCGAGTATCGTCTTCAAGGAACCGATGGTTGTTTCTCATG GTCATGGGATCATCATGATATTTTATCACTAGAACCTGAGTATAATACTAGTACGACTCGTTGTTCAACGAGTGTACGTGTGAAATCCATTGCTCCATACAGTGGTAGAAAAGAAACGGCTATTTATGCTACTGATTTACGGACTGGAATTAATATCCGTTGTAAGGTTTTTATTGATAAAATTTCTAGGATTCAGATTTTTCATAACTCTATTAAGCTTGATTTGGATGGACTTGCAACGTTACGTGTACGTGCTTTTGATGATGAAG AAAATGTGTTTTCCTCGCTGGTCGGGTTACAGTTTTCTTGGGGACTTAGGCCTGAAGCAAATGAAACAGTTCATCATCTTGTTCACGTTCCACTGAAGGAGTCACCGTTGAGTGATTGTGGAGGCTTTTGTGGTGATCTTGATACTCAAATAACACTTGAAGACAGT GGTGTTCACTCCGACTTGTTTGCTGTGAAGGGAACTGAAATAGGTCACGAGATTGTTTCTGTCAATCTAATTGAGCCACAATTTGAAAATATGGCAGATAAGATCTTGCTAACTGTTGCAGAAGCAATGTCAATCGACCCTCCATCCCCTGTAGTAGTGGTTATTGGTGCTTCTGTTCATTACCATCTTAAAGTTATTCGTCAGAATACACCTAAAG GAATAGAGTTACCATCTGCCAATCATCGGTGGTCTGTGGTGAATGCTTCGGTCGCTCGAGTCGACGACATGATGGGCATAGCACATGCAATTAATCTGGGAACCACTACTATTAACGTGGAAGATACTAGAGTAGTGGGACATGTACAAATGTCGTCACTTCATGTTGTCATACCtgacaatttgtgtttgtacaaATTACCTGTAACCAGCTCCGGTGATCCCATTGAAGGAATGGAAGCTGTGCCTTCAACTGTCCGCTGGTATGTTGTCGTGGGTCGACAGTATGCCATTCACATGAAGGTTTTCTCACATAGATCTGGTGGACAGGAAATATACATTACAGAG AGGGATGATGTTAAATTGCAATACAACGATTCTGTTCACTGGACATCATTTGTGGTTCCAGAAAGCATTGCAGTGAAGCACGGGTGGCATAATTCTAGAATCCTAAAAGCAACTTCTCAAGGACTGGGAAGATTGGCTGCTAACTTAACTTATCATACTGGGCACACAGAAACTACTGAG GTTCTTCAGGTTGTGCATGAAGTCATGGTCTGCGAGCGTGTGAAGTTCAAAATGTGGAAAAAAAACGATTCTTCTACAACTATACACCTTCCGTGGGCACCTGGGATATATGAAGAAATGGAACTAAGTGCAACAGGAG GCTGTGTGGAAACAACAAATGGTTACAAGTGGTATACATCTGATGCTTCCACTGTATCTGTATCTGCTTCCGGGGTTATCCAGGCAAAGAAGCCTGGCCAAGTTACTGTAAAAGTGGTATCTGTGCATGATTCGACAAATTATGACGAG GTGGCCATTAAAGTTTCCGTTCCTTCATCAATGGTTATGCTGCGAAGCTTTGCCGTGGAATCTGTTGTAGGAACATATCTTCAAGCTGCAGTAACAATGAGAGCACCCTATG GTAGCTATTTCGATAGATGTGATTCATTTAGCTCCTTCATAAGGTGGACTGTTGGAAGCCAGTCTTTCGAAATCGTCAATACAACAGGAAAAGCATCAGCCTTCAAGCTATCAAATATTGATGGATACCAGTCACTTTATAGCCCTCCATGTGCATGGACATATGTATATGCTTCTGGTGTCGGCCGAGCTATTCTGCATGCGACTTTGTCTAAAGAGTTGGAATCTTTTGATCATCCATCAGATGAACCAGTTGTTCTGAAAGCCTCTTCAATGATTTCTGCTCATCATCCCCTTGTTGTGCAACAGGCAGGGAATGGGAACCAGTTTGGTGGTTATTGGGCTGAGTTGCCTACAACAGAAACTGGATTTCATTTGAAAGATTTGAATGAGTTGTATCTTGTTCCGGGAACAGAGTTGAATGTGATGCTTATTGGAGGACCTGAACAGTGGGACCAAGGTGTTGAGTATGTTGAAAATGTCAAAAATATCAACGGGGAACAACTATCTCCTAAAGGTGGAATCCTTGTGGACCGAGCACTCAGTAATGGGGGTTTATACAGAATATCTTGCCTGACAATGGGAATTCAT CAACTGGTTTTCTCACGAGGGAATTTGATTGGCGACGACCATCCTCTTCCAACAATAGAGAAAGTGGAATTGTCCGTTACATGTAGTGTTCCTTCATCAATCACACTGATTGCCAACGAACCAG TAAATACACCTGAGCTCATATCTTCTGCGGCTCAAGATGATCGGACCCCAGACAGAATCCGTGCTACACCTATTACTGTGGCAAACGGATGCACTATTCGAGTTGCTGCTGTTGGCTTACATAGCTCTGGAAAGGCGTTTGTAAACTCATCATCTCTTGGCCTTAACTGGGAAATGAGTAGTTGCGATGGGCTAGCTCTTTGGGATGCTATCACTGTAGAGAGATACAGGACCACCTCCAGTTGGGAGAGGTTTTTGGTTTTGCAGAACTCGTCAGGGCTG TGCATCGTCCGTGCTACTGTTATTGGTTTTTCTGATACCACGAGTGTTCATCTTCGCGGGAGGGCTTCTTTATTGCTAGAAGAAAAGTCAAAGAACCTTCTCACTGACGCCATACGTTTACAG CTTGTttcttctctgcgggtagttccAGAGTCCATCTTATTATTGTTCAACCCGGAAGCAAAG GCAACACTGTTAATTACTGGAGGGACATGTTCCCTACATGCTGTTGTCAATGATACTCGAGTTGCAGAAGTAATTCAACCCCCAAATTTGGAATGCTCACAACTGCTAGTTGATCCCAGAGGGCTGGGAACTGCACTTATTACTGTTGATGATGTTGGACTTGCTCATCTGACAGCCTCTGCCAGG GTGCGTGTTGCAGATGTAGATTGGATCAAGATCATCGCAAAAGAAGAGATATTCCTTTTG GTTGGGAGTGCACAGTCATTTAATATCTTAGCAGGTCTTCACGATGGAACTGTATTTGATTCCTCTCAG TATGTTTACATGAGTATTCATGTTCATTTTGAGGATCCCATACTGGAGCTTCTCAGCATCAATGCCTCAAATTCTGGTGAGAGTTACATCTATGGGCCAGGTTTTGCAATTCAAGCCAATAGTATTGGGGTTACTACTATATAT GTCAGTGCTAGACAACGATCTGGACATGAAGTATACAGCGATCCTGTTAGAGTGGAAGTCTATGCACCACCGAGGATACATCCTAATCATATTTTCCTCGCTCCAGGTGCATCGTACAAG CTTACCGTGAAAGGGGGCCCAAGTATCGGAGTGTACGCCGGGTATACATTGGACGATGAGACTATAGCAGATATTCAGAAAACTTCAGGACGAATTCGAGCAATATCTCCAGGAAATGGT AGCATACATGTCAATTTTTTTGGGAAAGGAAGTAGTTTTATTTGCCAGGCATATGGAAGTATTGAAGTAGGGATTCCGTCCTCTATGATGTTGAGTCCACAAAGTGAGCAGCTTAATGTTGGTCGTGAAATGCCAATATTCCCTTCTTTCACTGAG GGCAATTTATTTTCCTTCTATGAGCTCTGCAAGGATTATAAATGGAGTATAGAGGATGAACAG GTGCTGAGCTATCGAAGTGCTGAGCACTCTCATAAAACTCTTGTTTCTGGTGCTTTGGATACCATGTACCCAAGTTACTCAGACAGAAAAGATCTTGGGTTTATTAATGTAGTGTATGGAAG GTCTTCAGGCAAAACAAATGTTGCTGTTTCATTCTCTTGTGATTTTACCTCAGAGTCCTTCTCACTGTCAAAGATGTATACTGCTTCTGCATCCTTGTGGGTGGTTTCTTATCCTCCTCTTTCTCTTGGTGTGCCGATAACCTGGATTCTCCCACCTTTTTACACGACGTCGAATCTCTTGCCTGAATCCTATAACCAAGGGGACTCTCAAGGCCGTAAAGGAACTGTTATTTATACCTTGATGAGAAGTTGTGGAGGGAAGAATGGAGAAATACACAAAGATGCTATTTCTATTGAAGGGGCTAGGATAAAAACAAGTGATAGTGGCGATCTTGGTTGCATTCAAGCAAAGGATCGCTTGACTGGAAGAGCTGAAATTGCATCTTGTGTAAGGGTTGCTGAG GTAGCTCAAGTTAGAGTAACATCTAAAGAGTTCGCTTTCTATGTGGCTGACCTAGCTGTTGGTGCTGAGCTTGATCTTCTTGTACATTATCATGATGCTCTAG GAAACCCATTTCATGAAGCTTACGATGCGGTTCAAATTGATGCTGATACTAATTATCCTGAAGTTGTTTCCATTAATAGCACCCGTGACAGTTTCGGAAATATTCGTTTGAAG GCGACGCGCCATGGTAGAGCTCTTCTACGAATATCGATGAGCAATAATCAGCAAAAGTCGGATTACTTCATG GTTTCTGTTGGTGCCCATTTATTTCCTCAGAATCCAGTCTTGTATGTGGGTCGCTATATTAACTTCAGTGTAGGAG GGTCGGACAATGTAGTACCCGGTCGCTGGTTAAGTGCCAGTGATAATGTTGTATCTATTGATATGCTCTCCGGGGAAGCGCTTGCTCGTGGGGAAGGTACCACTCAAG TAATATTTGAAGGTTCGAATCTGAAACTGCAAACAGCTGTTACAGTGCAAAAAGTTGACGTGGTTTTGGTTGATTCTCCAGAAGAAACCTTAACAAACATCCCTTTCCCCACAAAAGGATATTACTTCTCCATTAGGTTCAG TGACCCGTCTGGACAGAACTTCGAATCTTTTAGTAGCAGTAAGGGAGTCAATTATGATTGCAGGGTAGACCCACCTTATATTGG TTATGCAAAACCATGGAGAGACCTTGATCTTGGTGTTACATATTGCCTCTTTTTCCCTTACTCACCGGAACACTTGGCACGGTCGATACCCAAGTCAAAGACCATGAGACCAGATATATCTCTTTCTATCACTGCTTCAATGAAAGAATTGGCACATGTATCAGGTTCTTCAACTGCACTTTTTATTGGGGGATTCTCAGTACTGGAAATGGACAAG GATCTTCTGCGGTTGAATTTGACGCCAGTATCCAACAAGAGTATGATAACGATTGTGGGGAACACAG acgTTGACATCTATTGGCAAAAGAGGGACTTGATGAGTGTGACCCCCGTTATAGTATATGAGTACGGGATGGGTGGGCAGGCGGAATATGAG GTCAAAGCGTTAAGAGCTACAAGGTTCAAAGACAAAATCATCATCACACTCCCAGCTACTG GTCAAAGAGTGGAAGTAGATGTCGGTTTTGAACCTGGAGAAACACGTTTATCATCAAGGAGTAATTTTGCGCTTTGGGCCAGTATTTTTGGGGTTGTTACTTTGTTCACGAGTTTGCTCATCTACAAGAAATTTCTTAACCAACCTGCAACGTCAAGGCCAACATCTGCTGCTCCGCGAGCCACGCCTATAAGACACACAGTCACGCCTGACCGTAACCGTAGTGTACAACAGCAATCCCCTCGGACTCCCGAGGTTTTCCTAGAGTATGTTAGAGATACAATAGACAAAACACCTTACTATAAGCGTGATGCAGTTCGAAGGCGTAATCCACAGAATACTTTTTAA